One stretch of Natronobacterium gregoryi SP2 DNA includes these proteins:
- a CDS encoding DUF7518 family protein, protein MSNNRVEQLESTVAELESTVEGLTDELIEAKERIRVLEAELDTETPTRVPERRSDGPAGTSESASSGETTLEEVTEPETETSTTPTDEVTTDETGDEAEDSGSDDIIVA, encoded by the coding sequence ATGTCGAACAACCGCGTCGAGCAACTCGAGTCGACGGTAGCGGAACTCGAGTCGACGGTAGAGGGACTGACGGACGAGCTAATCGAGGCGAAAGAGCGTATCCGCGTCCTCGAAGCCGAACTCGACACCGAGACGCCGACGCGCGTTCCCGAACGGCGATCGGACGGACCGGCCGGGACGTCCGAGTCGGCGTCGTCCGGGGAAACCACCCTCGAGGAGGTAACAGAGCCGGAAACAGAGACGTCGACCACGCCGACCGACGAGGTTACGACCGACGAAACTGGCGACGAAGCGGAAGACTCAGGTAGCGACGACATTATCGTCGCATAA